The bacterium nucleotide sequence AACCATCGGAATCTTCGCTTGCTGACAAACCGGAGCAGCCGCAAGACTGCGGGAAGATGCATTTTCACCGATGACTGCCACGACGCGATTGCGATTGATCAAACGACTCACCACCGTTTGCGCTTCCTCCGGCTTGCCTTGATCATCTTCCATAACAAGCCGGAACTTTTTCCCCAGCAAGCCTCCCTTCTGGTTCACTTCGTGAAATGCCATTTCAATTCCCTTTTGCGTGGATTGACCAAAAGTGGCCGTTGTGCCGGTAAGCGCGCCGTACCCCCCGATCACAATTTCGTCCGAAGTGTTTTGTGAACTGCAACCAGCAAGCAGGAAGAAGATTAGGAGTGTAGTGGCAGAGCATTTGCCAAGTTGTTTGAACAGATCTGATAACCTCAGAATGCTTGCAGCAGCACGAAGAAAAAGCCCACGAGCAAATGCTCTGAATTGAATGGATCCAAGCAGAGCATTGTCGGGTCGATAATAATTTCGTATGAATATCATCACTTGATTACAGATCATGCCCAATCCAGGGCAATGGCCAATGCTCTGCCACTACAAATTACTGTGCTTGATTGCATTTTGGACAAACTTTTGTATAGCGGGGCATCGGCAAATTGCAATTCCAGCAACGAGCGGAAGGAGTGGTGACGCGCGCGCGAATGCGGTCCTTCATTTCATTGAGCTCGCGCTTCTCCGGCGCAGTTCCGAGAAAAAAGTGTAGCGCCTGTGCAAGATCACGGCAAGATAGGAATCGATTTTCCACATCCTTCGCCATCGCCCGAAGTACCAGGTTATTCAGATCGCGTGGAATCTCTTTGTTGACCACACGCGGAGCCGCGCATTTTCCTTCCTGAATCAACTGCTCCAGCTTCGCCGGATTCACATCGAAGTAAGGCAGCATCCCCGTAAGCATTTCGTAAAGGATGATTCCCATGGAATAGACATCACTCGCGTAAGTCGCCTTTCCTTGAAAATGCTCCGGTGACATATAAGGTGGCGTGCCGATGATTGTTTTGGCGTAAGGTATTTTTTCCAACAAGGCAGCGACTCCAAAATCGCCCACCTTCAATACACCATTTCTGGAAACGAGAATATTCGCTGGCCGCAAATCGCGATGAAGCACCTGCTGCGAATGGGCGTAATCGAGAGCATCGCAGATCTGCAGCGAATACCTGCACGCAAGCTTGTAAGGGAGTGTCTTTTCCCTTTCCAGCGTGTCTTCGAGCGACTCCCCCTCCACATATTCCATGACCACGAAAAACAGCTCACTCGCTTTTTCCGCAGCATGGACACCCACAATATTGGGATGGTTCAATCTAGCCAGCATGCGCGGTTCCTTCAAGAGATGTTCCAGATCGTGATTCTGATAGTGAGGAACTTTCAGCGCGACAAGTTTGTTGATCCATTGATCCTTTGCAAGGTAGACGGCGGCAAAACCGCCGGTTCCCAGGGAATCAAGAATCTCATACTTTCCGAGCTGCTGACCTTTAAACAATACCTGACTCATGAACTGCGCCCCGCATCGTCCTTCAGTGCCTTTCTGGTGTACACAATCCGATCGATTATCGTAATCAAAGATGAGATTGCCATCAAGAGCAAGCAGATCGGGACACGATTGAAAACCAGACCTATCGCCAGCAAGAACACGCGCTCCGGCCTTTCCATGAAACCCACCTTGCATTTCGGGATCATAACCTCCGCGCGCGCCCGAGTATAACTGGTGATCATTGCTCCGCAGAGCGCCGCCACTGTAATCAGCACACAGGGGATATTGTGAACGATCGTATAGTGGAGCAGGAGGCCGGTGAAAATCGCCGCGTCACCAAAACGGTCCATTACCGAATCCAGAAAGCCGCCAAACCTGCTCGTCATGTTCTTCTGGCGCGCGAGAATTCCATCGAGAAGGTCTGTCATGCTGACGGCTAAATACAACCATCCGGCCACGAAGAACCGACCTTCGAGAATCACCACAGCGACAATCGCATTCAGGAATACACCAGAGATCGTAAGAACATTCGGGGTTAAACGAAAAAAAGCGAGAAAGGAGGCAATTTTATTGAGGATCCAGCCCGTGAAGGGCTCAATCACCCCGCTTGCCATACATTTTCCACCGCAAACGACCGTTTGTGATGCAGCCAACGATCATAGTACTATTGCAATAATACCACATTCTTCTGTCTTCCGTAGATAGCTCCAGGCATCCATTCGGATGCGTATGGAAAATCGCCCGTGGCTCTCCGTATTGAGATAAAATACGCGCAAGACCGGATGGATCACCGTAAAAATGATTCGCTGTGCCGGAAAGATTGGTGAGCGGCGCATAATGGCTCTCGTATACAAAACCGCAAACTTCATTCGAACTTGATGAAGCATGTTGCTCCATCTCTTTTAGTAGGAGCGCGGGCAATATCGTCTTTGCGTTGCGAGTCTTTGCGTTTCCGCGCAGACGCGTGGACGCCAGACGGGAAGACGCGAAGTTAGTGTGCATTTCGCTTTCCTTCGGCCAATCTTCTAAGTTTTTCATAAACTTGCACAACCTGTTTTCGAGTCTGCGTAAAAGGTCCGGAAGTGTTGATCACATAATTCGCGTATTTCTTCTTTTCCTGACTCGAAAGTTGCGCGGACCATCTTTGAAGCGCCTCTTTCCTCGTAACTTTCTCCCTCTTCATGATCCGTTCGATTTGAATTTCCTTATTGCAGAGAACCACAATGATTTTTTGAAAGCGTTTGTGCGTGCCGGCCTCAATCATCAAAGCCGCAGATACGATGGCAATTTTGTGATTCCCTTCCGATGCAGCTTGTTTCACGAGTCTCTCTTCCTCTTTCATGATCAGTGGATGCAGGATGGAATTCAGAAGTTTTCTTTTTCCTGCATCCGCAAAAATGATGTCGCCAAGCTTTTTGCGGTCGAGCGTTTTATCCTTGTTTAAAAACTCTTTGCCGAATACTTTTACAATGCGACGCCATGCAGGAGCATCCGGCTCCACCAGTTTTCTTGCTACCTGGTCCGCATCGATGATCAGACATCCCAGTTCTGCAAACATGCTTGCAACTGTGGATTTCCCGGTGCACATCCCACCCGTCAGGCCAACTACCAGCATAATTCAATCTCTGTGGAAAATTATCGACGTCGCAGCTGAGCGGCGCGAAGAGTATTTTTCAAAAGCATGGTGATTGTTAAAGGACCGACACCGCCCGGAACTGGAGTATACATCGAAGCGCGTTCATATGCAGCGGGATGAACATCTCCTGCGAGCACTGTTTTTCCCTGCTGGAAATCTTCCCATTTCCTGCTCGAAGTCCCGAATATCCTGCTCACTTCCGATTCCTCTTTCAGCACGGTCGTTCCCACATCAACGACAATCGCGCCTTCCTTGATAAAATCGGGGCCGAGAAAAGCGGGCTTCCCCATTGCAGCAATCACAATGTCCCCGCTGGAAACCACATGCTGCAGATTCTGCGTTCGCGAATGGCAAACCGTCACCGTTGCATTTTCCTGCATCAGGAGAAGCGCGAGCGGTTTCCCTACAAGATCGCTTCGCCCCACAACCACGGCGCTTTTACCGGTCATCGAAACCTGCGAACGCCTGAGAGCTTCAATTACTCCGGAGGGTGTGCAGGCGATCAACTCAGCCCGCCCTTGAACCAGCAGTCCCACGTTGATTGGATGGAGTCCATCCACGTCTTTAGCGGGAGAAATTGTGTCCAGCGCTTTCATTTTGCTGATAGAAGCGGGCAGAGGTAATTGCAACAAAATTCCATCTACATTATTAGAGGAATTGAGATGCTCAATGCGGTCGAGCAGCTCGGCCTCTGTGGCGCCGGCAGAAAGATGGTAGCTCTCCGACCGGATTCCGATCTGTTCGCACGCGCGAACTTTGTTTCGAACGTATACCTGGGATGCCGGATCTTCTCCCACAAGAACAGCGGCCAGACAGGGCCGTTCTCCATAGGTTTTATAGAACTCATTCACCGACGCCGCAATCTCCTGGCGGATCGAATCTGCCAGGCGCTTCCCGTCGATGATCCCGGCCATTCACTAGACCTTTGCTGCTTTTGCCTTTACGGTCGCCATTCTCTTTTTGCCGAAATATCTGTTGTAAAGCACGATGATCGCGCTTGCGATATAGACGGTTGAGTAGGTACCGGAAATGCAACCGACAAGCATGGCAAAGGCGAAATCGTTGATCACTTCGCCGCCAAACAGGAACAGCACAATCGTCACGATCGTAACCGTTCCGTTAGTAAGAATCGTGCGGTTTAGCATCTGATTCAGCGAAAGATTGATCACGTTTTCAAGCGGTTGGGTTCGCATGCTTTTCAAATTATCGCGCACGCGATCATAGATGACGATCGTGTCATTCAATGAAAAACCCACAATCGTGAGGAAGGCCGCGACCACAGTCAATGAGATTTCGCGGCCACTGAAAGCAAAAAATGCGAGCGTGATCAGGACATCGTGAGCAAGACAGGCAATCGCCGATAGTCCCCAGAGAAATTCAAAGCGGAACCATACATAAATCAGTAATCCGGCAAGGGACCAGGCAATCGCGAGTTTTGCCTGTTCGCGCAGCTCGGCTCCCACCTGAGGTCCAACATACTCGTTGCTGAGGATCGCAAGATCACCTACATAAAAGCTCTCTTTAAGCGAGGCCAGAACTTTTGCGTCGATCCCCCTCATTTGTTCAAACGAAGGCAACAGACCGGCGTTCGCATCCCGCATCTGCCGGATCTTTGTTACTTCCCCTTTGTATTTTGCAGGATCGCCGACCTTCCAGGGATCCTTAAGCTGCAGGTAGCCGTTAATGTCGTTTGGAGTCGCTGAATTCAGATCCCTTTTGCCTTGCGGAGCTAAAGTTTTCAATGCATTCGCGGAAAGAAGTGTGGCAACGCGCTCAGCCAATTCTTCCGTCTCTTCCTCGGTCACGCGAGTTTGCGGAAGCCGGACCATCACTTGCGTCGGATCGTTAAACGCTTGAACACCGCTGTCTGGAAAGCCATTTCCCTTCAGCGTATTCCGAATACTATCAAGCGGCACCACGGTGCGAAATTTAAGATGGATAGCGGTTCCCCCGCTGAAATCGACACCATAGCGAATGCCGTTTTTCCAGATCATAAAAACGCCGGCAAGTATGATTACCAGTGAGACCAGCATCGCAGGCGTTCTGTACTTTAAGAAATCAATTTTGGTATCGTGAAATATTTCCATATGACAACCTCAGCTAAATACTGATGCTTTCGACTTTTCTTCGTCTGCTCAACAGCCAATCAAAAAGAAGTCGCGAAACAAAAATAGCGGTGAACATCGAACAACAAATTCCGATGATCAACGTCACAGCAAACCCTTTTACTGGTCCGGTCCCGAACCAGTAAAGAAAAACTGCGGCAATGATTGTGGTCAAGTTCGAATCAAAAATCGGCCAGAAAGCTTTTGCGAATCCGCTTTGCAAGGCGGAACGCGCAGTTTTTCCGAGGCGTAAATCTTCTTTGATCCGTTCAAAGATCAAGACATTTGCATCCACCGCCATACCGATCGAAAGGACAATGCCCGCGATACCGGGAAGTGTCAGCGTCGCTTCGAAATAGCTCATCAACGCCATCAGGAACAGCATGTTGAGGATCAAAGCCGTGACTGCATTCACACCGCTAAACTTGTAGTAGAGCAGCATGAAGAGAACGATGATTCCGCCGCCTATCGCGCACGCCAGCATCCCTTTTCGAATCGAATCGAGTCCCAGTGAAGGCCCAACGACTCTTTGTTCCAAAAACCGAATACCGGCCGGCAATGCGCCGGACTGAAGCATGACTGCAAGATCATTTGATTCTTCAATCGTGAATTGCCCGGTGATGATTCCGTCGGTGGTGATCTTGTCTTGGATTGTCGGGGCCGATTGCACCTTGTTGTCCAGAACGATGGCAAGCGCCTTACCCCGGTTTGCCTCGGTAAAATCTCCAAACTTGCTGCCGGCGCTTGATGTAAGAGTAAAGTTCACCGCAGGGCGTCCGTATTGATCCGTCGTACGGTTGGCTGCCTGCAACTCCTCACCCGAAACGATTGCCTGCTTCTGTACGGCATAATAATTAGTGACGGACCGACCATCCTGCTGAACTTCTGAATGTGTTAACGCTTCACTGCCCTCCGGGATAGGCCCTAACGCCTCCGCGGAAGGAGCAGGTCCGGCAGTCACAAGACGCAGTTCCAGGCGCGCCGTATTCTTAATCAGGTCCTTGACGCGCTCCGTATCCTCCACTCCGGGCAACTGAATAATCATGCGTCCGCCAGTGAGACCCTGCCGTTGCACGACCGACTCCGCAACGCCGAAACGGTTGACGCGCTCACGGATAATACGAATGGCCAGGTTCACCGCTTCCTCGGCTTTTGCATTGATCACTGCCTGACGTAAGGCGGCAAGACCTTCATTCCCCGTGAGCGTCAGGTCCCATTCTCCGTGGTTCTCCAGGATTTTCTTCAAGTTCTCCTGCTTATCCGGAGCAATACCGCTAACCACAAATGAAGTATTTGTTTTGCGCAGGATATTTTGAAAAGGAATCTGCTTGTCCTGAAGCTCTTTCCTGAGAACTTCTATGAAGCGATCGGTGTAACCTGCCAGGGCTTCATCAATTTTGACTTCGGCCACCAGATGAATACCGCCCTTCAAATCCAATCCCAGACGAATCCGCTCTTTGGGGGGCCAGATCCCATAGCCGGCGATCACCGCCAGCACAAGCACCATCAGCAATTTCCATTGAACATTCTTCATAATAACTAACCCTCAATTTAACGCAGAGTCGCAGAGACGCAGAGAAAAAAAACTAATCTCCGCCTTCTCTGCGTCTTTGCGTCTCTGCGTTTATTTTTCCGCTTTTTTCTCCTCTTTCTCTTCGGGCGCCAGACCTGTGATTGCAGATTTGTCCATTTCCACTACGACGTTATTCGCAATCCGGATCTTCAGTGTCTTGTCCTGAATGCCGGTGATCACACCGTATATTCCGCTAGTCGTCAGGACCTTATCGCCTGCCTTCAAACCTTTCATCAGCTCAGCAAAAGCTTTCTGCTTTTTCTTCATCGGCGCGGCAACAAACAGCCAATAAAAAAAGAAGATGAATACGAGCCAGGGAAGCATTGTTAAAATGAGAGCGGTTCCCCCGGCTGGAGGCGCCTCAGCTGCTAGGAATAACATTGTTTCAACTCCTCAAAAGTATCGTTGGCGATACTCTCTCTAATTCTTTCCATCAATCTCAGATAGAAATACACATTGTGATATGTATTCAGCATAGCCGAATTGATCTCGCCGGACATAAACAGATGACGCAAGTACGCGCGCGAATAATGGCGGCAAACATAGCATTCGCAATCCGGATCCAACGGGGCCGGATCCTCACGGTAACGGTTTTGCTTAATGATCACTGGTCCCTGCGATGTAAAAAGATAACCGTTTCTAGCGTTCCGGGTCGGGAGCACGCAATCAAAAAGATCGATGCCTTGCGAAACTGCGGAAACAATTTCCTCGGGAGTTCCCACTCCCATTAAATAATGAATACTATTCTCCGGCAAATGTGCCAGAGCCGCTTCTACCATTTCCCTTTTCAACTCTCTACTTTCTCCAATGCTTAGTCCGCCCACGGCATAACCATCAAATCCGATTTGCACGAGCGTCTTCGCGCTCTCCTCACGGAGTTTCCCGAACGTGCTGCCCTGTACGATTCCAAGCAGCGCCTGACCGGGATTCAATGCAGCTTTACGGCATCGTTCGGCCCACTGATGCGTAATCTCGAGTGAACCCTTTGCCTGCTCCTCGGTCACCGGATAGGGCGGGCAATCATCCAGCACCATCAGTAGGTCTGCTCCCAAATCTTTTTGCACAGCCATCGAGATTTCAGGAGTAAACTGATGCTCCGTTCCATCCAGATGCGACTTAAAGCGAACCCCTTCTTGTGTTACTTTTCGAAGATCGCTCAAACTGAAAATCTGATAGCCTCCACTGTCCGTTAGAATTGGACCTCTCCAATTCATAAAACGGTGAAGACCACCGAGCCGGCGGATCAAATCGCTTCCGGGGCGCAAATATAAATGATAAGTATTCGCCAGAACTACTGTGGTTCTTAGCTCCAGAAGTTGGCCTGTAATCAGGCCTTTCACTGCGGCTTTTGTGCCGACCGGCATGAAAGCTGGAGTGGAAAATTCCCCATTGGGTGTAACTGCTTTTCCCAATCTGGCCCGACTGCCCGCTGCTTTCCTTTCAATCTTAAACAGATTCACGATTCACCACCACCGGTAGGGGCAGGCCTTGTGCCTGCCCGCACGGGCGACCACAAGGGTCGCCCCTACGTGGTGTGTATCAGCGCAAAGCCGCTATTCTAGCAATTTCAGGTACGCTCTGCAATGATCATGAAATACGGCAAATGCGCGACATGATCGGCAGGCGAAAGCATTTGCGAAAGTTTTTTGATGCGTTCGAGTTCTCGCTGTTCTTCTTTTGTTAAATCCAGCTGCGATAAGAAGTCGAACCTCTCCAAGCGCGGATTCTCCAGCCGCGGAAGTAACTCCGTTCTCACGCGAAAATCCGCGCCTCTCAGCAACAACGGGAGTTTGCGACCGACTTCAGGATCTGCGCCACATCTTTTTAGTACGGACGTCCATATTTGCACGCTTTTCACTCCCGAAGGATGCTCGATCATGGCGCCATAGTCAGGTTCCAGCAGGACCCAGGCGCCTTCCCGTTTCAAGACGCGGAAAGCTTCCTTGATCGCATCTTCCTTTTGCCTGATCCAAAGCAGAACATTCTGGCTGAAGATCAGGTCAAAGGTCAGTGCCGGGAATGGTAATTCAGTCGCTTCACCGCAGACACTAAGGGGCAAACCGGAGATAGCGTTCGACGATCGATCCAGCGCAATAACGGTTCCCGAAGTTCGTCGCCGCAATTCTCCGGTAACAAATCCATATCCGGCGCCAAGA carries:
- a CDS encoding protein kinase — protein: MSQVLFKGQQLGKYEILDSLGTGGFAAVYLAKDQWINKLVALKVPHYQNHDLEHLLKEPRMLARLNHPNIVGVHAAEKASELFFVVMEYVEGESLEDTLEREKTLPYKLACRYSLQICDALDYAHSQQVLHRDLRPANILVSRNGVLKVGDFGVAALLEKIPYAKTIIGTPPYMSPEHFQGKATYASDVYSMGIILYEMLTGMLPYFDVNPAKLEQLIQEGKCAAPRVVNKEIPRDLNNLVLRAMAKDVENRFLSCRDLAQALHFFLGTAPEKRELNEMKDRIRARVTTPSARCWNCNLPMPRYTKVCPKCNQAQ
- a CDS encoding CDP-alcohol phosphatidyltransferase family protein; this encodes MASGVIEPFTGWILNKIASFLAFFRLTPNVLTISGVFLNAIVAVVILEGRFFVAGWLYLAVSMTDLLDGILARQKNMTSRFGGFLDSVMDRFGDAAIFTGLLLHYTIVHNIPCVLITVAALCGAMITSYTRARAEVMIPKCKVGFMERPERVFLLAIGLVFNRVPICLLLMAISSLITIIDRIVYTRKALKDDAGRSS
- the coaE gene encoding dephospho-CoA kinase (Dephospho-CoA kinase (CoaE) performs the final step in coenzyme A biosynthesis.) — encoded protein: MLVVGLTGGMCTGKSTVASMFAELGCLIIDADQVARKLVEPDAPAWRRIVKVFGKEFLNKDKTLDRKKLGDIIFADAGKRKLLNSILHPLIMKEEERLVKQAASEGNHKIAIVSAALMIEAGTHKRFQKIIVVLCNKEIQIERIMKREKVTRKEALQRWSAQLSSQEKKKYANYVINTSGPFTQTRKQVVQVYEKLRRLAEGKRNAH
- the folD gene encoding bifunctional methylenetetrahydrofolate dehydrogenase/methenyltetrahydrofolate cyclohydrolase FolD; the protein is MAGIIDGKRLADSIRQEIAASVNEFYKTYGERPCLAAVLVGEDPASQVYVRNKVRACEQIGIRSESYHLSAGATEAELLDRIEHLNSSNNVDGILLQLPLPASISKMKALDTISPAKDVDGLHPINVGLLVQGRAELIACTPSGVIEALRRSQVSMTGKSAVVVGRSDLVGKPLALLLMQENATVTVCHSRTQNLQHVVSSGDIVIAAMGKPAFLGPDFIKEGAIVVDVGTTVLKEESEVSRIFGTSSRKWEDFQQGKTVLAGDVHPAAYERASMYTPVPGGVGPLTITMLLKNTLRAAQLRRR
- the secF gene encoding protein translocase subunit SecF gives rise to the protein MEIFHDTKIDFLKYRTPAMLVSLVIILAGVFMIWKNGIRYGVDFSGGTAIHLKFRTVVPLDSIRNTLKGNGFPDSGVQAFNDPTQVMVRLPQTRVTEEETEELAERVATLLSANALKTLAPQGKRDLNSATPNDINGYLQLKDPWKVGDPAKYKGEVTKIRQMRDANAGLLPSFEQMRGIDAKVLASLKESFYVGDLAILSNEYVGPQVGAELREQAKLAIAWSLAGLLIYVWFRFEFLWGLSAIACLAHDVLITLAFFAFSGREISLTVVAAFLTIVGFSLNDTIVIYDRVRDNLKSMRTQPLENVINLSLNQMLNRTILTNGTVTIVTIVLFLFGGEVINDFAFAMLVGCISGTYSTVYIASAIIVLYNRYFGKKRMATVKAKAAKV
- the secD gene encoding protein translocase subunit SecD; amino-acid sequence: MKNVQWKLLMVLVLAVIAGYGIWPPKERIRLGLDLKGGIHLVAEVKIDEALAGYTDRFIEVLRKELQDKQIPFQNILRKTNTSFVVSGIAPDKQENLKKILENHGEWDLTLTGNEGLAALRQAVINAKAEEAVNLAIRIIRERVNRFGVAESVVQRQGLTGGRMIIQLPGVEDTERVKDLIKNTARLELRLVTAGPAPSAEALGPIPEGSEALTHSEVQQDGRSVTNYYAVQKQAIVSGEELQAANRTTDQYGRPAVNFTLTSSAGSKFGDFTEANRGKALAIVLDNKVQSAPTIQDKITTDGIITGQFTIEESNDLAVMLQSGALPAGIRFLEQRVVGPSLGLDSIRKGMLACAIGGGIIVLFMLLYYKFSGVNAVTALILNMLFLMALMSYFEATLTLPGIAGIVLSIGMAVDANVLIFERIKEDLRLGKTARSALQSGFAKAFWPIFDSNLTTIIAAVFLYWFGTGPVKGFAVTLIIGICCSMFTAIFVSRLLFDWLLSRRRKVESISI
- the yajC gene encoding preprotein translocase subunit YajC; the protein is MLFLAAEAPPAGGTALILTMLPWLVFIFFFYWLFVAAPMKKKQKAFAELMKGLKAGDKVLTTSGIYGVITGIQDKTLKIRIANNVVVEMDKSAITGLAPEEKEEKKAEK
- the tgt gene encoding tRNA guanosine(34) transglycosylase Tgt, translated to MVNLFKIERKAAGSRARLGKAVTPNGEFSTPAFMPVGTKAAVKGLITGQLLELRTTVVLANTYHLYLRPGSDLIRRLGGLHRFMNWRGPILTDSGGYQIFSLSDLRKVTQEGVRFKSHLDGTEHQFTPEISMAVQKDLGADLLMVLDDCPPYPVTEEQAKGSLEITHQWAERCRKAALNPGQALLGIVQGSTFGKLREESAKTLVQIGFDGYAVGGLSIGESRELKREMVEAALAHLPENSIHYLMGVGTPEEIVSAVSQGIDLFDCVLPTRNARNGYLFTSQGPVIIKQNRYREDPAPLDPDCECYVCRHYSRAYLRHLFMSGEINSAMLNTYHNVYFYLRLMERIRESIANDTFEELKQCYS
- a CDS encoding methyltransferase domain-containing protein, yielding MKNPSLPSRELLQLQSDWLAEARARILRLAEIARRKMILDLGAGYGFVTGELRRRTSGTVIALDRSSNAISGLPLSVCGEATELPFPALTFDLIFSQNVLLWIRQKEDAIKEAFRVLKREGAWVLLEPDYGAMIEHPSGVKSVQIWTSVLKRCGADPEVGRKLPLLLRGADFRVRTELLPRLENPRLERFDFLSQLDLTKEEQRELERIKKLSQMLSPADHVAHLPYFMIIAERT